One region of Mycolicibacterium lutetiense genomic DNA includes:
- a CDS encoding acyl-CoA dehydrogenase, which translates to MPIAITSEHSDLADSVRSLVTRVAPSEVLHEALETPIPNPPPYWKAAAEQGLQGVHLSESVGGQGFGILELAITLAEFGYGAVPGPFVPSAIASALISAGNPEAKILGGLASGETIAAYAIDSGLTATRHGDGLVVRGEARAVPAAAQASILVLPVAIESGVQWVVLDAAQLEIEPVRSVDPLRPLAHVRANAVEVEADRVLSDLSRTHARALITTLLSAEAIGVARWATDTATAYAKIREQFGRPIGQFQAIKHKCAGMIADTERATAAVWDAARSLDDAQEDPSATTHFEFAAAVAATLAPAAAQHTAQDCIQVHGGIGFTWEHDTNVYYRRALVLAACFGRASDYPQLVVDTATATGMRPVDIDLDPDTEKLRDEIRAEVAALKEIPSGTERNTAIAEGGWVQPHLPKPWGRASEPIEQIIIAQEFSSGRVRRPQMGIASWIIPSIVAFGTDEQKQRFLSPTFRGEMIWCQLFSEPGAGSDLASLTTKATKVDGGWRITGQKIWTTGAQYSAWGALLARTNSSAPKHNGITYFLLDMKAPGVEVKPLRELTGNAMFNTVFIDDVFVPDSMVLGEVDRGWEVSRNTLTNERVSIGSSEPPFLANLEQFVAFLGAGQFDQIDQNRAGQLIAEGHAARVLNLRSTLLTLAGGDAMPAAAISKLLSMKTGQGYAEFAVATFGTDGAIGDPEQEFGRWAEYLLASRATTIYGGTTEVQLNIIAERLLGLPRDP; encoded by the coding sequence ATGCCCATTGCGATCACGTCTGAGCACAGCGACCTGGCCGACTCGGTCCGGTCCCTGGTGACGAGGGTGGCGCCCTCGGAGGTGCTGCACGAAGCACTCGAGACTCCGATCCCAAACCCCCCGCCGTACTGGAAAGCCGCGGCCGAGCAGGGGCTGCAGGGCGTCCACCTCTCGGAATCCGTTGGTGGGCAAGGCTTCGGCATCCTGGAATTGGCCATCACACTGGCCGAGTTCGGCTACGGCGCGGTCCCCGGGCCCTTCGTCCCTTCGGCGATCGCCAGCGCGCTGATCTCGGCAGGCAACCCCGAGGCCAAGATCCTCGGTGGCCTGGCCTCGGGCGAGACCATCGCGGCCTACGCCATCGACTCCGGCCTGACCGCGACCCGCCACGGTGACGGCCTGGTCGTCCGCGGCGAGGCCCGGGCGGTACCCGCCGCGGCACAGGCATCGATCCTCGTGCTCCCGGTCGCGATCGAGTCCGGCGTCCAATGGGTGGTGCTGGACGCCGCCCAGCTCGAGATCGAGCCCGTGCGCAGCGTGGATCCATTGCGCCCGCTGGCCCACGTGCGGGCCAACGCCGTCGAGGTCGAAGCCGACCGGGTGCTGTCCGACCTGAGCCGCACCCACGCCAGGGCACTGATCACGACACTGCTGTCGGCCGAGGCGATCGGTGTTGCGCGCTGGGCCACCGATACCGCCACCGCGTACGCGAAGATCCGCGAACAGTTCGGCAGGCCGATCGGCCAGTTCCAGGCGATCAAGCACAAGTGCGCCGGGATGATCGCCGACACCGAGCGGGCTACCGCCGCCGTCTGGGACGCCGCCCGGTCTTTGGACGATGCTCAGGAAGACCCCTCGGCGACAACCCATTTCGAGTTCGCTGCGGCGGTGGCCGCCACCCTGGCACCCGCTGCCGCACAGCACACCGCCCAGGACTGCATCCAGGTACACGGCGGGATCGGGTTCACCTGGGAACACGACACCAACGTCTACTACCGACGGGCGCTCGTCCTGGCGGCCTGCTTCGGCCGGGCCTCGGACTACCCGCAGTTGGTTGTCGATACCGCGACCGCCACCGGGATGCGCCCGGTAGATATCGACCTCGATCCCGACACCGAGAAGCTGCGTGACGAGATCCGCGCGGAAGTCGCTGCGCTGAAAGAGATCCCGAGCGGTACCGAACGCAATACCGCGATCGCCGAGGGCGGCTGGGTGCAGCCACACCTGCCCAAGCCGTGGGGCCGCGCGTCCGAGCCGATCGAGCAGATCATCATCGCCCAGGAATTCAGCAGCGGCCGAGTGCGGCGCCCACAGATGGGTATCGCCTCCTGGATCATCCCGTCGATCGTGGCGTTCGGCACCGATGAGCAGAAGCAGCGGTTCCTGTCACCGACGTTCCGCGGCGAAATGATCTGGTGTCAGCTGTTTTCCGAACCGGGTGCGGGTTCGGACCTGGCCAGCCTGACCACGAAGGCCACCAAGGTCGACGGTGGCTGGCGCATCACCGGGCAGAAGATCTGGACGACGGGCGCTCAGTACTCGGCGTGGGGCGCCCTGCTGGCGAGAACGAACTCGAGCGCACCGAAGCACAATGGCATCACCTACTTCCTGCTGGACATGAAAGCTCCCGGTGTCGAGGTGAAGCCGCTGCGCGAGCTGACCGGCAACGCGATGTTCAACACCGTGTTCATCGACGACGTGTTCGTGCCCGACAGCATGGTGCTCGGGGAGGTCGACCGCGGCTGGGAAGTCAGCCGCAACACCCTGACCAACGAGCGGGTGTCGATCGGCAGCAGCGAGCCGCCGTTCTTGGCCAACCTCGAGCAGTTCGTGGCCTTCCTCGGTGCGGGCCAGTTCGACCAGATCGACCAGAATCGCGCGGGCCAGCTGATCGCCGAAGGACACGCCGCCCGGGTGCTCAACCTGCGGTCCACCCTGCTGACATTGGCCGGCGGCGATGCCATGCCGGCCGCGGCGATCTCCAAACTGTTGTCGATGAAAACCGGTCAGGGCTATGCGGAGTTCGCGGTGGCGACCTTCGGCACCGACGGGGCGATCGGGGATCCCGAGCAGGAATTCGGCCGGTGGGCCGAGTACCTGCTGGCCAGCCGCGCCACCACGATCTACGGCGGTACCACCGAGGTTCAGCTCAACATCATCGCCGAACGCCTACTGGGCCTGCCCCGCGATCCGTAA
- a CDS encoding SDR family NAD(P)-dependent oxidoreductase has protein sequence MGVQSVAGKVAVITGGASGIGAALATRLAGEGAEVWIADRQTDAAQDLARRLDESGATAHAIELDVRDFASFERIATEIVQQSGRIDYLFNNAGIGVAGEVDSYTLDDWNDVFDVNLRGVVHGIQSVYPIMIRQRSGHIVNTASMAGLMSGAGQASYAATKHAVVSISRTLRVEAERHNVLVSALCPGVVRTPILAGGKFGRIKAPVASDEEYVKEVWEPLRPMAPDVFADRVVRAVKRGDATIIVPAWWKLLWYLERLSPRLALRLAKTAITRARAVEASLSKGASGEHR, from the coding sequence ATGGGGGTGCAGAGTGTGGCAGGGAAGGTCGCCGTCATCACCGGTGGTGCCTCCGGTATCGGTGCGGCGCTGGCGACCAGACTGGCCGGGGAAGGCGCTGAGGTCTGGATAGCCGACAGGCAGACCGACGCCGCGCAGGATCTCGCCCGCCGGCTCGATGAGAGCGGCGCGACAGCCCACGCGATCGAGCTCGACGTGCGCGACTTCGCCTCGTTCGAACGGATTGCCACAGAGATCGTGCAGCAGTCCGGCCGCATCGACTACCTGTTCAACAATGCCGGCATCGGGGTCGCCGGCGAGGTCGATTCGTACACGCTCGATGATTGGAACGACGTCTTCGATGTGAACTTGCGTGGTGTGGTGCACGGCATCCAGTCCGTCTACCCGATCATGATCAGACAGCGCAGTGGTCACATCGTGAACACGGCTTCGATGGCAGGTCTCATGTCAGGCGCGGGCCAGGCAAGCTACGCCGCCACCAAACATGCCGTCGTCTCCATCTCACGGACGTTGAGAGTCGAGGCCGAGCGGCACAACGTGCTGGTTTCGGCGCTGTGCCCCGGCGTGGTCCGGACCCCGATCCTCGCCGGTGGCAAGTTCGGGCGGATCAAGGCGCCGGTGGCCAGCGATGAGGAGTACGTGAAGGAGGTCTGGGAGCCGTTGCGGCCCATGGCTCCTGACGTGTTTGCCGACCGCGTGGTGCGTGCGGTCAAGCGGGGTGACGCGACCATCATCGTGCCCGCGTGGTGGAAGTTGCTCTGGTACCTGGAGCGGTTGTCGCCGCGGCTGGCCTTGCGCCTCGCGAAGACGGCGATCACCCGGGCCCGTGCTGTGGAAGCGTCACTCAGTAAGGGTGCATCAGGAGAGCATCGCTGA
- a CDS encoding SDR family NAD(P)-dependent oxidoreductase: protein MNIDLSGKTALVTGSTQGIGLAIAEQLARSGARVAVNGRTSGRVDEAVAKLGEFDVLGVAADVSTEDGTAELLRQLPDVDILVNNLGIFGAVRPLEITDDQWRTYFDVNVLASVRLIRSYLPGMTERGWGRAIQIASDSAIVTPAEMIHYGVSKTALLAVSRGFAKEAAGTGVTVNSVIAGPTHTAGVEDFVYQLVDRSLPWDEAQREFMIKHRPQSLIQRLIEPEEIANMVTYLASPLASATTGGALRVDGGYVDSILP from the coding sequence GTGAACATCGACCTCTCCGGAAAGACCGCACTCGTCACGGGCTCGACGCAAGGCATCGGGCTGGCGATCGCCGAGCAGCTGGCACGTAGCGGTGCTCGGGTTGCCGTCAACGGCCGCACGTCGGGACGGGTCGATGAAGCCGTCGCCAAGCTCGGCGAGTTCGATGTCCTGGGCGTAGCCGCCGACGTCTCCACCGAGGACGGGACGGCCGAGCTGCTGCGTCAGCTGCCCGACGTCGACATCCTGGTGAATAACCTCGGCATCTTCGGTGCCGTGCGGCCGCTGGAGATCACCGACGACCAGTGGCGCACCTACTTCGACGTGAATGTCCTCGCCTCGGTGCGACTCATCCGCAGCTACCTGCCCGGGATGACCGAGCGGGGCTGGGGCCGGGCCATCCAGATCGCCAGTGACTCGGCCATCGTCACGCCGGCGGAGATGATCCATTACGGCGTCTCCAAGACCGCGCTGCTCGCGGTATCGCGGGGTTTCGCCAAGGAGGCAGCGGGTACCGGCGTGACCGTGAACTCGGTGATCGCCGGACCGACTCATACGGCGGGTGTCGAGGACTTCGTCTACCAACTCGTCGACAGATCGCTGCCGTGGGATGAGGCGCAGCGGGAGTTCATGATCAAGCATCGGCCGCAGTCGCTGATCCAGCGGCTGATCGAGCCCGAGGAGATCGCGAACATGGTGACCTACTTGGCTTCTCCGCTGGCATCGGCCACCACCGGTGGGGCGTTGCGGGTCGACGGTGGTTACGTCGACTCGATCCTGCCCTAA
- the fadD2 gene encoding long-chain-fatty-acid--CoA ligase FadD2 yields the protein MPSLSDLPANLTAKAKQYAERGAAELHYARKMLEAGALRLEAPQHIAAMLNDIRIWGEIGMIPALNARRHPDRVAVIDDEGELTFGELDAAAHAVANELLTMGVRGGDGVAILARNHRWFLIAEYGAARVGARIIMLNSEFSGPQIKEVCEREGAKVIIYDDEYTAAVAHAEPALGRLRALGVNPDSAESSGSGRGDNPSGSTDETLADVIARSNGRPAPKATKHPAIIILTSGTTGTPKGANRAAPPSLAPIGGVLSHVPFKGGEVTSLPAPMFHALGFLHATMAMMLGSTLVLRRRFKPATVFEDVEKHQVTAMVVVPVMLSRMLDHLEQMQPKPNLSSLRIVFVSGSQLGAELASRALKELGPVIYNLYGSTEIAFASIARPKDLSINPSTVGPVVKGITVKIIDDNGKELPAGQVGRIFVRNTFPFKGYTGGGGKEIIDGMLSSGDVGYFDEHGLLYVSGRDDEMIVSGGENVFPAEVEDLISGHPDVIEATALGVEDKEWGARLKAFVVKAEGATIDEDAIKTYVKEHLARYKVPREVVFLDELPRNPTGKILKRELRDIE from the coding sequence ATGCCAAGTTTGTCTGATCTGCCGGCGAACCTCACCGCGAAAGCCAAACAGTACGCAGAGCGGGGCGCGGCCGAATTGCACTATGCGCGCAAGATGTTGGAGGCGGGCGCGTTACGGCTGGAAGCGCCGCAGCACATCGCGGCCATGCTGAACGACATCCGAATCTGGGGCGAGATCGGGATGATCCCTGCGCTCAACGCGCGTCGGCATCCCGACCGCGTCGCGGTCATCGACGACGAGGGCGAGCTGACGTTCGGTGAGCTCGACGCAGCGGCACATGCGGTAGCCAACGAACTGCTCACGATGGGCGTACGGGGCGGCGACGGCGTGGCCATCCTGGCCCGCAACCACCGTTGGTTCCTGATCGCCGAATACGGCGCGGCCCGCGTCGGAGCCCGGATCATCATGCTCAACTCCGAGTTCTCGGGGCCGCAGATCAAGGAGGTCTGCGAGCGCGAAGGCGCGAAGGTGATCATCTACGACGACGAGTACACCGCTGCCGTGGCACATGCCGAACCGGCACTGGGAAGGCTCCGGGCGCTGGGGGTCAACCCGGACAGTGCTGAATCTTCGGGCTCCGGCCGAGGCGACAACCCGTCCGGCAGCACCGACGAGACGCTGGCCGACGTCATCGCGCGCAGCAACGGCCGGCCCGCACCCAAGGCGACCAAACATCCCGCGATCATCATCCTGACCAGCGGCACCACCGGAACGCCCAAGGGCGCCAACCGGGCCGCCCCGCCGTCACTCGCCCCGATCGGGGGAGTGCTGTCCCATGTCCCGTTCAAAGGCGGTGAGGTGACGTCACTGCCCGCGCCGATGTTCCACGCGCTCGGGTTCCTGCACGCCACGATGGCGATGATGCTCGGCTCCACGTTGGTGCTCCGCCGCCGCTTCAAACCGGCGACCGTGTTCGAGGATGTGGAGAAACACCAGGTCACGGCGATGGTAGTGGTGCCCGTGATGCTTTCGCGCATGCTTGACCACCTCGAGCAGATGCAGCCCAAGCCCAATCTGTCGTCGTTGCGGATCGTGTTCGTCTCGGGATCGCAGCTCGGTGCGGAATTGGCGTCCCGCGCACTCAAAGAACTCGGGCCGGTCATCTACAACCTCTACGGATCGACCGAGATCGCCTTCGCGAGCATCGCGCGTCCCAAGGACCTGTCGATCAACCCGTCCACGGTCGGACCGGTGGTCAAGGGCATCACCGTCAAGATCATCGACGACAACGGCAAGGAGCTTCCGGCGGGCCAGGTAGGCCGGATCTTCGTGCGAAACACCTTCCCGTTCAAGGGATATACCGGCGGTGGGGGCAAGGAGATCATCGACGGCATGCTGTCTTCCGGCGACGTCGGATACTTCGACGAGCACGGCCTGCTCTACGTCAGCGGCCGTGACGACGAGATGATCGTCTCCGGCGGAGAGAACGTGTTCCCCGCCGAGGTCGAGGATCTGATCAGCGGGCACCCCGATGTCATCGAGGCCACCGCACTCGGTGTCGAGGACAAGGAATGGGGTGCCCGACTGAAGGCCTTCGTGGTGAAGGCCGAGGGCGCCACGATCGACGAAGACGCGATCAAGACCTATGTCAAAGAGCATCTGGCGCGGTACAAGGTGCCGCGTGAGGTGGTGTTCCTCGACGAGTTGCCGCGCAACCCGACCGGCAAGATCCTCAAGCGTGAGCTGCGGGACATCGAATAG
- the ligD gene encoding non-homologous end-joining DNA ligase, whose product MAGALSLEIDGLVVAVSNPDKVVFPDAQVTKLDLINYYRSVADGALRGVYGRPMILKRFVKGIATEAIFQKRAPEKRPEYVDVAELKYRSGTSAKEAVLRDAAGLAWAVNLGCVDFNPHPVRADDLDHPDELRVDLDPMPGVDWSQIVDVAQVARQVLEEHGLTAWPKTSGSRGFHIYARIQPRWPFTKVRLAAETLAREVERRVPDLATARWWKEERGARVFVDFNQNAKDRTVASAYSVRATPDARVSTPLRWDEVDGCRPETFTVATVPGRFAEIGDPWEGMDLAVGELDPLLALAKELGPAEKAPKGGRSGDGRRVSSMPLIEIARTKTKDEATAALDVWRERYPAVAERLEPVDVLLDGMRGPSSIWYRVRINLQHVPEAERPPQEELLADYNPWEHYRGAQWHQDS is encoded by the coding sequence ATGGCCGGTGCACTGTCGCTGGAGATCGACGGCCTGGTGGTCGCCGTCAGCAACCCTGACAAGGTGGTTTTCCCTGACGCGCAGGTCACCAAGCTGGACCTGATCAACTACTACCGGTCCGTCGCCGACGGTGCGCTGCGCGGCGTCTACGGACGTCCGATGATCCTCAAGCGGTTCGTCAAGGGCATCGCCACCGAAGCCATCTTCCAGAAGCGGGCGCCGGAGAAGCGACCGGAGTATGTGGACGTGGCCGAGCTCAAATATCGGTCGGGCACATCAGCCAAGGAAGCGGTGCTGCGCGACGCCGCGGGCCTGGCGTGGGCGGTGAACCTGGGGTGCGTCGACTTCAATCCCCATCCGGTGCGAGCCGACGATCTCGACCATCCCGACGAACTGCGGGTCGACCTGGACCCGATGCCCGGGGTCGACTGGTCGCAGATCGTCGATGTCGCTCAGGTCGCGCGCCAGGTACTGGAGGAGCACGGCCTGACTGCGTGGCCGAAGACCTCGGGCTCGCGCGGCTTCCATATCTATGCGCGCATTCAGCCGCGGTGGCCGTTCACCAAGGTGCGACTGGCCGCCGAGACGCTGGCCCGCGAGGTGGAGCGACGCGTTCCCGATCTCGCTACGGCCCGCTGGTGGAAGGAGGAACGGGGCGCGCGGGTTTTCGTCGACTTCAACCAGAACGCCAAGGACCGCACGGTGGCCTCGGCCTACTCCGTGCGCGCCACCCCCGACGCCCGGGTGTCCACCCCGCTGCGCTGGGACGAGGTCGACGGTTGCCGCCCAGAGACTTTCACGGTCGCCACCGTGCCCGGCCGGTTCGCCGAGATCGGCGACCCGTGGGAGGGCATGGATCTCGCGGTCGGCGAGTTGGACCCATTGCTTGCCCTCGCCAAGGAGCTCGGCCCGGCCGAGAAGGCACCCAAGGGTGGACGAAGCGGTGACGGCCGGCGTGTTTCTTCGATGCCGCTGATCGAGATCGCCCGCACCAAGACCAAAGACGAGGCGACGGCAGCGCTGGACGTGTGGCGCGAACGCTATCCCGCGGTGGCCGAGCGACTGGAGCCCGTCGACGTCTTACTCGACGGGATGCGCGGCCCGAGTTCGATCTGGTACCGGGTGCGGATCAACCTGCAGCACGTGCCCGAGGCCGAGCGTCCGCCGCAGGAAGAGTTACTTGCCGACTACAACCCGTGGGAGCACTACCGCGGCGCACAATGGCACCAGGATTCATAG
- a CDS encoding (Fe-S)-binding protein, with product MRIALFATCLADAMFPPAAIATVQLLERLGHQVVFPPGQTCCGQMHINTGYLNEATALVRNHVESFESANCDAVVAPSGSCVGSARHQHAMVARRAGDEDLATRAERLATTTYELSEFLIDVLGVDDVGAYFPHRVTYHPTCHSLRMLGVGDKPLRLLRNVQGITLVALPEAESCCGFGGTFAIKNSDTSTAMLADKMAHIAETGAEICSAGDSSCLMHIGGGLSRLRSGVRTVHLAEILAAEA from the coding sequence ATGCGAATCGCCCTGTTCGCGACCTGTCTGGCGGATGCGATGTTCCCACCCGCGGCGATCGCCACGGTGCAGCTGCTTGAGCGCCTCGGCCACCAGGTGGTCTTTCCGCCTGGCCAAACCTGTTGCGGCCAAATGCATATCAATACCGGCTATCTCAATGAAGCCACCGCACTGGTGCGCAACCACGTCGAGTCCTTCGAATCCGCGAACTGCGATGCGGTGGTCGCACCTTCGGGCTCGTGTGTGGGGTCGGCCCGCCACCAGCATGCGATGGTGGCCCGCCGGGCCGGCGACGAGGACCTGGCCACGCGCGCGGAAAGATTGGCCACCACCACCTACGAGCTGTCCGAGTTCCTGATCGACGTGCTCGGTGTCGACGACGTCGGCGCCTACTTTCCGCACCGCGTCACCTATCACCCGACCTGCCACTCACTGCGCATGCTCGGGGTGGGCGACAAGCCGCTGCGCCTGCTGCGCAACGTGCAGGGAATCACTCTCGTGGCGCTGCCGGAAGCCGAATCCTGTTGCGGCTTCGGCGGAACCTTCGCGATCAAGAACTCCGACACGTCCACCGCCATGCTGGCCGACAAGATGGCCCACATCGCAGAAACCGGCGCCGAGATCTGTAGCGCCGGGGATTCGTCGTGCCTGATGCACATCGGCGGCGGGCTGAGCCGGCTGCGCTCCGGGGTGCGTACGGTGCACTTGGCCGAGATCTTGGCGGCCGAGGCATGA
- a CDS encoding LutB/LldF family L-lactate oxidation iron-sulfur protein: MTTFLGTPGVGNLRGDEPFPKAARTALADSQLRRNIGHATHTIRTKRLAAVAECDDWEQLRAAGSALKQDVMARLPELLEQLEENVTRRGGVVHWARDGDEANRIVADLIRATGSDEVVKVKSMATQEIGLNEYLEAQGIAAFETDLAELIVQLGHDKPSHILVPAIHRNRAEIREIFLREMPDAGELTDDPRVLAMAARAHLRRKFLTAKVAISGANFGIAETGTLAVVESEGNGRMCLTLPQTLITVMGIEKVVPAFTDLEVFMQLLPRSSTAERMNPYTSMWTGVHPGDGPQEFHLVLLDNGRTRVLADEVGRAALHCIRCSACLNVCPVYERTGGHAYGSVYPGPIGAILSPQLTGTTGHRDPNASLPFASSLCGACFEACPVCIDIPTILVHLRAEQVDSERSVLPSGQDLAMKAAGWAMAGAGRLIAGRDHRISTLPWPASKWTASRDIPEPPAETFRQWWNRTHEGGRA, from the coding sequence ATGACCACATTCCTGGGCACCCCCGGCGTCGGCAATCTCCGTGGCGACGAACCCTTCCCGAAAGCCGCGCGCACCGCGTTGGCCGATTCCCAACTGCGCCGCAACATCGGCCACGCCACCCACACCATCCGGACCAAACGGCTTGCCGCGGTGGCCGAATGCGATGACTGGGAGCAGTTGCGCGCCGCGGGCAGCGCCCTCAAGCAGGACGTCATGGCGCGGTTGCCCGAGCTGCTCGAACAACTCGAGGAAAACGTCACCCGTCGGGGTGGCGTGGTGCACTGGGCCCGCGACGGTGACGAGGCCAACCGCATCGTCGCCGACCTGATCCGCGCCACCGGGTCCGACGAAGTGGTCAAGGTCAAGTCGATGGCCACCCAGGAGATCGGTCTCAACGAGTACCTGGAAGCCCAGGGCATCGCCGCGTTCGAAACCGACCTGGCCGAGCTCATCGTGCAACTCGGCCACGACAAACCCAGCCACATCCTCGTGCCGGCCATCCACCGCAACCGGGCCGAGATCCGCGAGATCTTCCTCCGGGAGATGCCCGACGCCGGAGAGCTCACCGACGACCCACGGGTGCTGGCCATGGCGGCCCGGGCCCATCTGCGGCGCAAGTTCCTCACCGCGAAGGTGGCGATCAGCGGGGCGAACTTCGGGATCGCCGAGACCGGCACGCTGGCCGTGGTGGAGTCCGAAGGCAACGGCCGGATGTGCCTGACGTTGCCGCAGACGCTGATCACCGTCATGGGCATCGAGAAGGTCGTGCCGGCGTTCACCGATCTCGAGGTTTTCATGCAGTTGCTGCCGCGCTCGTCGACCGCGGAACGGATGAACCCGTACACCTCGATGTGGACCGGCGTGCACCCCGGCGACGGGCCCCAGGAATTCCACCTGGTCCTGCTCGACAACGGTCGCACCCGGGTGCTGGCCGATGAGGTGGGGCGCGCGGCCCTGCACTGCATCCGGTGCAGCGCATGCCTGAACGTGTGCCCGGTCTACGAACGCACCGGCGGCCATGCCTACGGCTCGGTCTATCCGGGCCCGATCGGGGCGATCCTTAGCCCGCAGTTGACGGGGACCACGGGTCATCGCGATCCGAACGCCAGCCTGCCGTTCGCCTCGTCGCTGTGCGGGGCGTGCTTCGAAGCCTGCCCGGTGTGCATCGACATCCCGACGATCCTGGTCCACCTGCGTGCCGAGCAGGTGGACTCCGAGCGCAGCGTCCTTCCGTCCGGGCAGGATCTGGCAATGAAGGCCGCGGGCTGGGCGATGGCCGGTGCGGGCCGACTGATCGCCGGGCGCGATCACCGCATCTCGACACTGCCCTGGCCGGCCTCCAAGTGGACCGCCAGCCGTGACATTCCCGAGCCGCCCGCCGAGACGTTCCGGCAATGGTGGAACCGCACCCACGAGGGAGGCCGGGCGTGA
- a CDS encoding LutC/YkgG family protein, whose protein sequence is MVEPHPRGRPGVTSEARAAVLGRVRGALAAAPPQAVTVPRDYHRDPLTGAGDIERFAETVAEYRARVHRIGADAIASTVLGLIGPDATVVIPADLPSEWVTGLTTVRDTPALGVEQLDRVDAVLTGCALGIAATGTIVLDAGPGQGRRALTLVPDHHLCVVRAQQIYDTVPQAFAELTPTRPLTFISGPSATSDIELQRVEGVHGPRTLDVLIVANPTDG, encoded by the coding sequence ATGGTGGAACCGCACCCACGAGGGAGGCCGGGCGTGACGTCTGAGGCGAGGGCCGCGGTACTCGGCCGGGTCCGCGGCGCCCTGGCCGCAGCACCCCCGCAGGCGGTCACGGTGCCGAGGGACTACCACCGTGACCCGCTCACCGGTGCCGGCGACATCGAGCGGTTCGCCGAGACTGTCGCCGAGTACCGGGCGCGGGTCCATCGCATCGGAGCCGACGCGATCGCGTCGACCGTGCTCGGGTTGATCGGGCCCGACGCCACCGTGGTCATCCCGGCTGATCTGCCGTCCGAATGGGTGACCGGGCTGACGACGGTCCGCGACACGCCCGCCCTGGGTGTCGAGCAACTCGATCGAGTCGATGCGGTGCTGACCGGATGCGCGCTGGGCATTGCCGCGACCGGGACGATCGTCCTGGACGCGGGTCCGGGCCAGGGGCGGCGGGCCTTGACCCTGGTTCCCGACCATCACCTCTGTGTGGTCCGCGCACAGCAGATCTACGACACCGTGCCGCAGGCATTCGCCGAGCTGACACCGACGCGGCCGCTGACCTTCATCTCCGGGCCCAGCGCCACCAGCGACATCGAACTGCAGCGGGTAGAGGGCGTCCACGGACCCCGAACTCTGGACGTGCTGATCGTGGCGAACCCTACTGACGGGTAG
- a CDS encoding STAS domain-containing protein yields MTFTNNTPALDRHFRYGNSAVICGGASMRAQCRQLATVVTVKGDIDSYNIDQIGSYVNRFILAEKPLALDLSGVNSFSPQAISLFYDIDDRCGALGVDWAVIASQPVIAEIRDQQVGVPLSSSVPEALHHFAEGNTARRRLLPLLIKSA; encoded by the coding sequence ATGACATTCACGAACAACACCCCTGCATTGGATCGACACTTTCGGTACGGGAACTCGGCAGTCATCTGCGGAGGCGCATCGATGCGCGCGCAGTGCCGCCAACTGGCGACAGTGGTGACCGTCAAGGGAGATATCGACAGCTACAACATCGACCAGATCGGGTCGTATGTGAACAGGTTCATCCTTGCGGAGAAGCCATTGGCACTCGATCTGAGTGGCGTGAACAGCTTTTCACCGCAGGCGATCTCACTGTTCTACGACATCGATGACCGGTGCGGCGCACTCGGTGTGGACTGGGCGGTCATCGCCAGCCAGCCGGTTATCGCCGAGATCCGCGACCAACAGGTAGGCGTGCCGCTCAGCTCGTCGGTACCCGAAGCCCTGCATCACTTCGCCGAAGGCAATACGGCACGTCGCCGGTTGCTGCCCCTGCTTATCAAGAGCGCCTGA